Proteins from one Diorhabda carinulata isolate Delta chromosome 10, icDioCari1.1, whole genome shotgun sequence genomic window:
- the LOC130898509 gene encoding actin-related protein 2/3 complex subunit 4: MSATLKPYLTAVRHTLTAAMCLDNFSSQVIERHNKPEVEVRTSRELLLNPVVISRNEKEKVLIESSVNSIRISIAVKQADEIEKILCKKFMRFMMMRAENFIVLRRKPIEGYDISFLITNFHTEQMYKHKLVDFVIHFMEEIDKEISEMKLAVNARARIVSEEFLKHF; encoded by the coding sequence atgtctgCTACGTTAAAACCATATTTAACAGCAGTTCGTCACACATTAACTGCCGCTATGTGCTTGGATAATTTTTCTTCTCAAGTTATAGAGCGGCACAACAAACCAGAAGTAGAGGTTAGGACTTCTAGAGAACTTTTGCTCAATCCCGTTGTAATATCTAGGAATGAGAAAGAAAAAGTGCTTATAGAATCATCAGTAAATTCGATAAGAATAAGTATAGCAGTAAAGCAAGCGGAcgaaattgagaaaattctcTGTAAGAAATTTATGAGATTTATGATGATGAGAGCAGAGAACTTCATCGTGCTCCGTAGGAAACCAATAGAAGGTTATGATATTAGTTTCCTTATTACCAATTTTCACACAGAACAAATGTACAAACACAAATTAGTTGATTTTGTTATACATTTCATGGAGGAAATAGATAAGGAAATATCTGAAATGAAGTTGGCAGTGAATGCAAGAGCAAGGATTGTGTCtgaagaatttttaaaacatttttaa
- the LOC130898511 gene encoding 39S ribosomal protein L18, mitochondrial — protein sequence MFKSYNFICLLNTLKQCRFGSTTQSGGKNEVATMLTNRNPRNLERLRIGYKPDGYHVDALGKRYWHKLQLTASGKYVKASIVHFQNGEVLSANTSEWCIKKQLYRTIDTSAYINLGRVLAQRCLQSGLIEVECFIKSKKPDDKVALFLQAMQEGGVSLTEPSQFKAAMPWDLDRPEKPWEVTE from the exons atgtttaaaagttataattttatttgtttattgaatacTTTGAAACAGTGCAGATTTGGTAGTACGACCCAAAGTGGTGGTAAAAATGAAGTAGCAACTATGTTGACAAATAGAAATCCTAGAAATCTAGAACGATTACGCATAGGTTATAAACCAGACGGATATCATGTAGATGCTTTAGGGAAACGTTATTGGCACAA gtTGCAGCTCACTGCTTCAGGAAAATACGTTAAAGCATCAATTGTTCACTTTCAGAATGGGGAAGTACTTAGTGCAAATACTTCTGAATGGTGTATTAAAAAGCAGCTTTATAGAACTATTGACACTAGTGCTTATATAAATTTGGGAAGG GTTTTGGCACAGAGATGCTTACAATCTGGTTTAATAGAAGtagaatgttttattaaatcTAAAAAACCTGATGATAAAGTAGCGTTATTTTTACAAGCCATGCAAGAGGGTGGTGTAAGCCTAACTGAGCCTTCACAGTTCAAAGCTGCAATGCCATGGGATCTTGATAGACCTGAAAAACCATGGGAAGTAACTGAATAA
- the LOC130898398 gene encoding short-chain specific acyl-CoA dehydrogenase, mitochondrial → MALYRNVLKMSSYQLKRSIASLSALSETHQMLQKTCRDFADGELKPIAGKIDKEHFYPKEQIKKMGELGLLAVTVPEELNGTGLDYLAYAIAMEEISRGCASAGVIMSVNNSLFLGPILEWGTPEQKDKFIKPFTGGDRVGCFALSEPGNGSDAGAASTTASLQGDRFILNGTKSWITNGYESEAAVVFATTDKTLKHKGISAVIVPKPIKGLELGKKEDKLGIRGSSTCNLIFDNCSVPKENLLGQPGFGFKIAMMALDAGRIGIAGQALGIAQAALEVAAEYSSKRLAFGKPIVKLQMIQNKLADMALRLESARLLTWRAAWLKDNHKPYTKEAAMAKLAASEAATFVSHQCIQILGGMGYVSDMPAERFYRDARITEIYEGTSEIQRLVIAGSLIKELGL, encoded by the exons ATGGCACTTTATAGGAATGTCTTAAAAATGA GTTCTTACCAACTGAAAAGAAGCATAGCTTCTTTAAGTGCTCTTTCCGAAACACATCAAATGCTACAAAAGACTTGCAGAGATTTTGCAGACGGAGAGTTAAAGCCAATTGCAggaaaaatagataaagaaCATTTCTACCCTaaagaacaaataaagaaaatgggAGAATTAGGGTTACTAGCTGTTACAGTACCAGAAGAATTAAATGGAACAGGCTTGGATTATTTGGCATATGCCATAGCTATGGAGGAGATATCGAGAGG aTGTGCTAGTGCAGGGGTTATTATGTCTGtcaataattctttatttttgggTCCAATACTAGAGTGGGGTACTCCAGAACAGAAGGATAAGTTTATTAAACCTTTTACTGGAGGAGATAGG gtTGGTTGTTTTGCTTTATCAGAACCAGGTAACGGATCAGATGCAGGAGCCGCTTCAACTACAGCTAGTCTGCAAGGAGatagatttattttaaatggtaCAAAATCATGGATTACCAATGGTTATGAGAGTGAAGCTGCAGTGGTTTTTGCTACTACAGACAAAACATTGAAACACAAAG GAATATCTGCTGTAATAGTTCCGAAACCAATAAAAGGTTTAGAATTAGGTAAAAAGGAAGACAAATTAGGAATAAGAGGCTCGTCAACTTGTAACTTAATCTTTGATAACTGTTCAGTTcctaaagaaaatttattgggGCAACCGGGTTTTGGTTTCAAG attGCCATGATGGCATTAGATGCTGGAAGAATCGGAATTGCTGGTCAAGCCTTAGGAATTGCTCAAGCAGCTCTAGaa GTAGCTGCAGAGTATTCTTCTAAACGTCTAGCTTTTGGGAAACCTATCGTGAAATTAcaaatgattcaaaataaattagcAGATATGGCGCTCCGGTTAGAATCTGCACGTTTATTAACTTGGAGAGCTGCGTGGTTGAAAGACAATCACAAACCGTATACTAAAGAAGCAGCTATGGCAAAATTGGCCGCAAGTGAAGCTGCTACATTTGTTAGCCATCAATGTATACAGATATTAGGTGGAATGGG ctATGTTTCTGATATGCCTGCTGAAAGATTTTATAGAGATGCCCGAATTACTGAAATATATGAAGGCACTTCAGAGATTCAAAGGTTGGTTATTGCTGGTAGTTTGATCAAAGAACTTgggttataa
- the LOC130898512 gene encoding 40S ribosomal protein S27, which produces MPLAVDLLHPSAEKQRRSHKLKRLVQHPNSYFMDVKCPGCYAISTIFSHAQSAVPCKGCSTILCTSTGGKARLTEGCSFRRKQH; this is translated from the exons ATGCCTTTAGCTGTCGACTTATTGCATCCTTCTGCCGAAAAACAGAGGCGGTCACACAAATTGAAAAG GTTGGTTCAGCATCCAAATAGTTACTTTATGGATGTGAAGTGTCCAGGCTGCTACgcaatttcaactattttctcGCATGCCCAGTCTGCTGTACCCTGCAAAGGTTGTTCTACAATCCTCTGCACATCTACTGGAGGCAAGGCGAGACTTACAGAAGGTTGCAGTTTCAGGCGTAAACAgcattaa